In the genome of Candidatus Auribacterota bacterium, one region contains:
- a CDS encoding NAD-dependent epimerase/dehydratase family protein, whose translation MAQKVLVTGGTGFTGGHLCRRLAELGHQVRALARSPGKAMSLASAGIDIVPGDLKDKDSLLNAASGCDAVYHIAATYRQEGVPEREFWDVNVNGTENMLEAAARCGVSRFVHCSTVGVHGHIAHPPADESAPYSPGDVYQETKLAGEKLALNYFRTKGLSGVVFRPTGIYGPGDTRFLKLFRHIKSGRFHMIGSGEVSYHLTYIDDLVDGIILCGTKREALGNIYILGGERAMTLNELAGTIAEILGVNLSRLRIPFAPVYAAAFVCEKLCKPFGIEPPLYRRRVDFFRKERSFDISKARWELGYNPKISPQEGLKRTAEWYVRNGLM comes from the coding sequence ATGGCGCAAAAAGTGTTGGTCACAGGCGGCACGGGGTTCACGGGCGGCCACCTCTGCCGGCGCCTGGCGGAGCTCGGCCACCAGGTTCGCGCGCTCGCGCGTTCACCAGGAAAGGCGATGTCGCTCGCCTCAGCCGGCATCGATATTGTCCCGGGAGATCTCAAGGACAAGGATTCGCTCCTCAATGCTGCCTCAGGATGCGACGCCGTCTATCATATCGCCGCGACCTACAGGCAGGAGGGAGTGCCGGAGCGGGAGTTTTGGGATGTCAATGTCAATGGCACTGAGAATATGCTCGAGGCGGCAGCGCGCTGCGGCGTGAGCCGTTTCGTCCACTGCAGCACGGTGGGTGTCCACGGCCACATCGCCCACCCTCCCGCAGACGAGTCGGCTCCCTACAGCCCTGGAGATGTCTACCAGGAAACAAAGCTCGCGGGTGAGAAGCTCGCCCTGAATTACTTCCGCACGAAGGGGTTGTCGGGGGTGGTCTTCCGACCCACTGGCATCTACGGCCCCGGGGATACGCGTTTTCTCAAGCTGTTCCGGCATATCAAGTCAGGCCGTTTCCACATGATCGGGAGCGGAGAGGTGTCTTACCACCTGACCTACATTGACGACCTCGTGGACGGGATCATCCTCTGCGGCACAAAGAGGGAGGCGCTGGGGAACATTTATATCCTGGGCGGCGAGCGCGCCATGACACTCAACGAGCTCGCGGGCACGATCGCGGAGATCCTCGGCGTCAATCTCTCCCGGCTGCGTATTCCTTTTGCGCCCGTGTACGCTGCGGCCTTCGTGTGCGAAAAGCTGTGCAAGCCGTTCGGGATAGAACCCCCCCTCTACAGGAGGAGGGTCGATTTTTTCAGGAAGGAGAGGTCATTCGACATATCGAAGGCAAGGTGGGAACTCGGTTATAATCCAAAAATCAGTCCGCAAGAAGGGTTGAAACGGACCGCTGAATGGTACGTGAGAAACGGCCTCATGTAA